The Paenibacillus mucilaginosus 3016 genome includes the window AAAGGCGGGGATCAAACGAATGGGGGAGTACGATGAAGAAGAATCTTATGATTGCATGCGCACTCGTGACCGCGGCGGCACTTTTCTTAACCGCGTGCCAAGGTAACGGCGGTGATGCCCCTGCGGCAAACGGCGAAGCCTCGAAAACGCGGGAGCAAGCTGCCGATTTGACCGTAGCTTTTCCGATCTTCGGAGCCGTGCCGAAGGATTTGAAGGCGGTTCAGGATGCAATTAATCAGATCGCGAGGGAGAAAATCAATGCTACCGTTACATTGACGCCAATCAGCTTCGGAAACTGGGACCAACAAGCGAACCTGATGCTAAGCAGCAATGAAGAGCTCGACTTGATGTATGTCGGCAGTAACAACTACAGCAATTATGTCGCCAAAGGACAACTTATTGCGCTCGACAAACTGGTGGAGCAGTATGGGCAAGGGATCAAGGAAGCGCTTGACCCTGCTTATCTGAAAGCGCCGCAAATCGCAGGATCCATTTACGGGATTCCGACGGTACGCGACTTTGCCGTTTACAGCGGGATCGCGATGCGGAAGGATCTTGCCGATAAGAACGGGATCGACGTCAACCAAATTCGTACGCTTGACGATGTAGAGGTTGCCTTGAAAACGATCAAGGAGAATGAGCCGAATATAACGCCTTTGATTCCTGGCAATGTCGGCGTATCCATTCTGGATCGGTATCGTACGTATGATAATCTTGGCGATTCGATCGGCGTTCTGCCGAAATTCGATAACGATTTAAAAATCGTAAACCTCTACGAGACAGAGGAGTATACCCAACTCGTTAAGAAGGTAAGAAGCTGGTACACCTCAGGCTTGATCCTGAAAGATGCCGCGACGAACAAGACGACTGTGCCAGATTTGATGAAGTCCAATCGCAGCTTCGCTTATATGTCCAATATGAAGCCTGGGTTCGTGGAGCAAGAGTCCCAAAATAATGGGATGACGATGGTAACGTCGACCTTGATTCAGCCGGTATCGACGACTTCCAACGTCACGGGCGTCATGTGGGGGATTCCAATTAACTCCAAAATGCCGGAGAAAGCGATGGAGTTCCTGAACCTGATGTACGCTGACGCCGATATTGTCAATTTGTTAAATTGGGGCATCGAGGGACAGCATTACGTCATCAAAGCGGACAACGTTATTGATTTCCCCGACGGCGTCGATGCGCAAAAGTCGGGCTACAATCTGAATTTGGGATGGTTGTTCGGCAATCAATTTTTGTCCTATGTGTTTGCAGGCAACGACCCGGAAATTTGGGGAAAGATGGACCAATTTAACAAGTCGGCTGTTAAATCCAAGGCGCTCGGCTTCACGTTCGACGCCAGCTCGGTGAAGGCAGAGTATGCCGCGGTCACGAACGTGATTACGGAATATAAGCTACCGCTCGAGACGGGAAGCGTAGACCCGGACAAGATCCTGCCGGAATTCATTTCGAAGTTGAAGTCTGCCGGTATCGACAAGATCATCGCGGAGAAACAAAAGCAGCTCAACGAGTGGGCAAAAAACAATCAATAAACATGAAAAACCAATTCCATTGCCTTGATCAACCTTGTTGAAAGGGGCTTTTTTTCGATGCCGATGCGAAGAGAGAGGGAAATACGATGATTCGAGAGATTCCTTACAATGAAAATTGGATGTTTACTAAAAATAACGAACCAGCTTATGCGCACGAGCGCATGAAAGAAGGACAGTTTGTCTCATTGCCGCACACGTGGAATGCAGAGGATGGGTGCAGCTCGGATTATTATCGTGGGTCGTGCTGGTACCAGAACCTATTGACGGTTTCCCCGGAGGATTTGACGAAACAAATTTACCTGGAGATCGGAGCTGCCGGGAATGTCGGGAAGATCTATGTCAACGGATGCCTGGCGGAGGAAAGCCGATGCGGCTATGCCATGTTCCGAGCGAACCTTACCCCCTATTTGAAAGCAGGGGGAAATTTGATCTCCATTATGGTCGATAATACCTATGATAACGAAGTGCTCCCCCTCTTGGCTGATTTTACGTTTTATGGAGGTTTGTACAGAGAAGTTAAACTACTTATGATGGAAGATCTGCACTTCGATGTAATGGATAACGGAAGGGACGGGGTGTACTTCACGCAAAAGAAAATCGGGGACCGGGTGTTCGAATGGGCAGTTCAAGGGCAAGTGATCAATGAACTCTCTCCCACGACGGGAAACGTTCGACTTTTGCTCAGGGATCATGACGGGAATGTCGTATCGGATTCAACGTCGGAACTCGAATTTGAGGGTGTAACGCCGTTCGAGCTGCGAGGCGAAATCGTCGACCCGATTCTTTGGCATGGAGTCGAGCGACCCTATCTTTACACGGCAACGATTACCATCTCCGCGGCAGGGCGAATTCGGGATTCACGGCAAATCGAAATCGGCTTTCGAACGATCGAAATTACGACCGAACAAGGTTTGCTTTTAAACGGGTCGCCCCTGAAGTTAAACGGCGTTTGCCGACACCAAGATTTCGCAGGCGTGGGCAATGCCGTCACTAAATCGCATATGGAGCAGGATATAGCCTTGATTCGTGAGGTGGGGGCGAACAGCATTCGTCTGGCTCACTATCAGCATGACGACTACTTTTATAGCTTATGCGACCGACACGGATTGTTGGTGTGGGCCGAAATTCCGTTCATCAGTGTTCCATCCAGCAAAGATCCGGAAAATCAAAATGCGGTAGAGCAGTTGGAAAAACTCGTCAAACAGGCCTTTAATCACACCTCGATTTATTGTTGGGGCGTGCAAAATGAAATCACCATAGCAGTGGAGACGGAGTACACCCATAAAACAATTAATAAATTAGTCGACTTGGTCAATGAGTGGGACCCCGGTCGCTATACCGCCCAGGCCAATATCAACGGAGTAGAGGACAACAGCATCATTAACAGTTACACAGATGTGGTCGGCTACAATTTATACTACGGTTGGTATTACGGTGATGTACAGGATTTGCAAAAACGATTTGATTCGTTCCATGCTGCGAACCCTGATATCCCGTTGATCTTATCCGAGTACGGCGTGGATACGAACCCCAAATTTCACTCGTATGTGCCCAAGGTGAAAGATTATACCGAAGAATATCAGCTAATGTTTCATCATAACGCCATCAAAGCGATTCACGAGCGTCCTTTCGTGATTGGCGGTTATGTGTGGAATATGTTCGATTTCGGCAGCGCGAATCGGAAGGAAGGCGGCGAGACGGGCAGAAACTTGAAGGGCCTTGTAACATTCGACCGATTGACTAAAAAGGACGCATTTTATCTTTATAAGGCCTACTGGTCCAAGGAACCATTCGTGCATCTTGCAGGGCGGCGATTTGTGAATCGGCACCAGGCACAGAATGATATCATGGTATTGACCAACCTTCAGGATGTCCGGGTATATGTAAATAACGCATTCATTGCTAGAATCCAAAGCGACGAAGCGGTGAAAATTGTTAAGAATGTCTTGCTGTCCGAGGGGGATAACCTTGTACGGGTCGAGGGTGTCGACGGCCGAGGCTCCGTGTGCATGGACGAAATGGTGTTGCACCGCGTATACGAGCCTGACGAAAGCTATATCCACGTCGTCGAAGATCAATCCAAGAATGTCGTGAATTGGTTCGAAAAATTTGATTTGTCGGAGACCGAGGCCGTGCCATTAAAAGACGGTTACTATTCGACGTTCGATACGATTGAGGATCTTTATAGCAATGAAGCGGCGAAAGCCGTATTTCTAAAGTATTTCGGGCATGTCACCGGAAATCCATTTTTCGAAGTGACGATGAACGTAATGTCGATCGAGAAAATGGCCCAACTCGAATTTTATAAGATCGTTCCGGAATTATTGATTGCAATGAATAAAGAACTGAATGTGATTCAAAAAGTTGAAGCCGAAACCTCCGACGTACAGCAATAATAAACAGCGCCATGATCTAAAGACCCCTGCCAACGAATCCGTTGACAAGGGTCTTTTTTTGTATTCTCGAGGTGGTCGGCAAAGTGCAAAACGGAAGTCGGAGGAACGGTAGTGAGGAAGTTCGGTTTTCACTATGATAAAAGTACACCGAAAAAAGCATACGACTGAAAGGGGACCTATTACATGGCAAACCACACCCATAGCGTAGCGGTAAAGAGCGGACCAAAGATCAAATCCGCACGGAAGACGGCTATGAAAAGAATTTGGAAATACAGCCCGCTCTACTTAATGATGATCCCGGGAATCGCTTACTTGCTCATCAATAACTATTTACCGATGTTCGGTCTCGTCATCGCCTTTAAGGACATTAACTTTGCAAAAGGCATTTGGGGAAGTGATTGGGTCGGGCTTCAGAATTTTAAGTTTCTCTTCCAAACATCCGACGCTTATGTCATCACCCGCAACACCATTCTATATAACCTGGCTTTCATCGTGATTAATCTGATCGTTGGAGTAGGCCTTGCGATTTTGCTCAATGAAATCAAAAGCAAGTTCGCGTCTCGACTGTACCAAACCGTTATCATTTTGCCCTTCTTGATTTCCATGGTGTTGGTAAGTTATCTCGTCTACTCCTTGCTGAGCATGGAGAGCGGATTCATGAACAAAACGATATTGCCGCTGCTCGGCGTCGATCCGGTCTCTTGGTATAACGAACCGAAGTATTGGCCGATCATACTTACCGCTGTTGAAGTATGGAAAGGGGCCGGGTACGCTTGCATCATCTATTTGGCGGCCATTATCGGGATCGATCCCGAATATTATGAAGCGGCGACGCTGGATGGTGCCTCGAAATGGCAGCAAATTCGAAAAATTACGATTCCGTTAATTATGCCGGTTATCATTATGCTGACGCTGCTGGCGATCGGACGTATTTTCTACTCGGACTTCGGGTTGTTCTATCAAGTGCCCATGAACTCGGGTGCATTGTTCAGCACAACGAACGTGATCGACACGTACGTGTTCCGAGGCCTTTTGCAACTCGGAAACATCGGGATGTCAGCGGCTGCAGGCTTCTACCAATCGCTCGTCGGATTCGTACTCGTCCTTGCATCCAATTATATCGTACGCAAATTTAACAAAGAGAACGCATTGTTCTGAGGAGGATATCTGTGAATAAAGAAACGGTGGCATGGCGGTTGGCGGCCCATACTGTGTTGATTTTGTTTTCCCTCACTTGTTTCGTTCCGTTCGTGCTATTGACGATGTCTTCCATTACAGACGAACAGTCCATTTTGCAGCACGGATATTCCTTCTTTCCGAAGGATTTCAGCTTTGAAGCCTACGAATATTTGTGGCAGCAATCTTCGTTGATCTTTAATGCTTACGGCATTACGGTGCTCATAACGGTCGTCGGGACAGCCGCAAGCTTGTTGATCACGTCGCTGCTCGCTTATCCGTTGTCTCGTCGGGATTTGCCGGGCGGTACCTTCTTCGCTTTCTTGGTTTTCTTCACGTTATTGTTTAACGGTGGACTCGTACCGACGTATCTGGTTTACACGCAGGTGTTCGAAATCAAAAATACGCTGTGGGCATTAATTATCCCGGCGCTTTTAATGAAAGGCTTTAATGTTCTTCTCATGCGGACATTTTTTATGACGACTATTCCAGTTCCGGTGTTGGAATCGGCGAGCATTGACGGGGCGAGCGAGTTTAAGCTGTATTATAAGATCGTATTGCCGCTGTCGCTGCCCATTATGGCTACGGTTGGCCTGTTCCAAGCGCTGGCATACTGGAACGATTGGAACAACGGGTTGATTTACGTGACGAACCCGAAATTGTTCAGTTTGCAAAACGTGCTGAATCGGTTGATGAGCGATATTCAGTTCTTGGCGAGTAATAGCGATTTCGCCTCGAATGCCAGCGAGAGTATCGCTCAGCTCCCGAGCGAAACGTTCCGAATGGCCATTGCGGTCATCGCCGTCGTTCCGATTCTTATTGCATATCCGTTCTTCCAAAAGTACTTCGTCAAGGGCATGACCATTGGCGCTGTCAAAGGTTAATTTTATACCTATGCAGCGGTTAAATTCACTGGGTTTGAAAAACGGTGCCAATAACTATACCAGTTGCAGAGGGGATTTTATATGAGTAAAAATATAAAGCGTTGGTATCGCAGACGACATTGGAGGAAGGTGCAATTGAATGTAATTTAACGCTAATCAATTTTTCAACAATCAAACCGGAGCCAGGTGGTTTGCTGGCTCCGGTTCAAATACGCTTTGCGGGATATCGGGCAGCATTCATAGAACTTACCTTTCAAACTAAACTGCCCTTTAGCCATCCATGCCGCGCGAACGAGGCACCACGGAATCATGAAAATTTATACTTCCTGCCTTATACTATTCTTACGGCTGGTGAGGAAGGTCGATAAGCTGGTGAGTATCATGGAAGTTCTTATTGAGCGAGCTTGCGGGTTGGATGTCCATAAGAAGTCCATCACAGCCTGCATCGTTACTCCCGAAGGAAAGGAGATCAAGACATTCCGTACCCATACGGTCTTTCTTCTCGAGCTTATCGATTGGATTAAGGAACACCGCTGCACCCACGTGGCCATGGAGAGCATTTTATTCCTGACCGGAACCAACGCTAAATGCGGGAGCTGGTTCGATATCGTCGAAGCTTAATCCAGGAGCGTGCCCGCGAGCATAACAGGGTTCAGAAGGTTCTTGAAGGGGCAAACATCAAGCTGGCTTCTGTCGTTTCTGACATTATGGGCGTCTCCAGCCGGGACATGCTGGAAGCGATGGTGAACGGTGAGACGGATCCGGAAAAGCTGGCAGGCTTCGCTCGCCGAAGCATGAAGAAAAAGAAAGAAGAACTGGAACTTGCGCTGCGGGGGAACATGACTGCACACCAGCGCCTCATCCTCAAAAGCATGCTGACACACATCGACTTCTTAAGTGAGCAGATTACCGAACTGGATAGGAGGTAGCCAAAAGGCTCGACCCTTTTCTGCAAGATCTGGATCGCCTGGATACCATTCCGGGGGTCGCCAGACGGACCGCTGAACAAATCCTGGCTGAAATCGGCACCGATATCGCCTCCCGTTTCCCAAGTGCACCACACCTCTGCTCGTGGATTGGCCTTGTGCCGGGCCACAATGAGAGTGCAGGTAAGCGCAAACCCTCCAAAACCCGAAAAGGCAACAAATACCTCCGCTCTGCCCTCATTGAAGCTTCCCATTCCATTCGAGGATCGAACAACTACCTCGGTGCTCAGTATAGACGCATTGCAGCCCGTAAAGGCGGACATAGAGCAGCTGTTGCAGTTGCTCACTCCATCATGACTATTGCATACCATCTGATAACACGGCAGGAAGATTACACGGATTTAGGCTCTGATTACTTTGAGAAGCGAAAGCAAGACGCCATTGTCAGACAGGCGGTTCGAAAGTTAGAAAACTTAGGATACTCTGTTACTTTGGCCACTACCGAAGTATCTTAGTTCTTAAATAACATTATTACTTGGAGGAAGACGCAGCTTTTAAAAAATTGAAGCAGCTGCGCCTAGTTTCGTGCTGCCTTTTTAGGCTATACGCTATGAGTTATTTTCAGGGTAGCTTAATGCGAAGCAGGTTCAAAGAGAAGCTGGACACGGGATTTGCGGCGGAATTTCGCATCACCGAATTGGCGGAGCAGACCGGTTTCTCCGCCGTCTATTTGCGCAGAACCTTTGCGGCCCGGTACGGGTGCAGCCCCAAAGAGTACCTGGATCAGCTTCGCAATGAGCATGCCGTCCGCCGGCTGCGGTTCACGGACGATTCCATCACAGATATAGCGAGAGCCTGCGGTTACTCTGACGTCTACCAGTTCAGCAAGGCCTTTAAGAAGCGTAACGGCTTCTCTCCGACCGAATACCGCAGAATGCACGGGGGCTGATGATGCGGGGAAACTAAAGAGGTTCATTCCGTGTATGCCTGACCGGCGGTTCACAGCTTCCGTTTCCTTCTCGTCACAAAGGGGTCCCTTTGGGCGGATATGTACAACGATCAATAAGACGTCACAAGCGGAGGAGTATGTGTGAATCTTTAGGGAGTCGTAAGAGGTGAATCCCGCATCAAGGTGCACGGATAGTCACGGGCTGGACATGCCAAAACAGAGTCCTCAAGGTTAACTCCCTCAAGCACTCTGATCAGCATAGACGGAACGATCGCTTCGGATTACAGAGCATAGAAAATCAGCAGCTCTTCGGTGGTGAGATCTTGGGGTTCTTCAAGTATCATGTCCTTGGCTGTCCAGCATTCGACGCATGTCTCTTCCGTCTCGCATTCGCGGGCATCAGCGCAGATGTAGCAGAAATGAAGCATTTGGCGTGTAATGAATTGTTCGTCTCTCATTTGGACTCACCTCTTCGTTGGTTTGGAAAGATCTTAGAGCCGTATGAATAGCCTCTGTATGGGTGAACACTCTTATTCGTCGCGGCGTGAGATCCAACAGGGGAGGATGGCTCGGTCCGTTCCTTTAGTAAAATAAATCACATGAATGATTTTAACTATAGCGTCTTTTTGGGCTGTTTAGCGACCTTAGACACTCCGTCCACGTCCTTTCAGGGCTGTCATAGAAAGTACCTCCTCTTGACACCTTTATCTTAGCACGTGGCCGGCTTCTACCGACGTGATTTGCATCACATAAGAGTCCGTTTTCTTCCCGAAAATCCTCGTCGGCAGTTCCTTAGGCTTCGGAGTGCAGATTAGAGGATCCACTGTTCCTCTATTACGGACCGGCTTCTCTCGAGCGAAAGGCACTCTTTTGCATTTCTTCCGATTCCGTTTCAGGTAGCTGAATGCGTATTTAAAATAATGACCGTGCCAGTTGTCTGATAAAGCGTGTTCCCAGTAGGAGACTTAAGAGGTTAACGGAAAGCGGCTGCACAATAACCAGGGGAGCAGCTCGCCGCGCGGCAGCTCCTCCCTTTCTTCTGGTAAAAAGCAGCGCAGCTTAAGCAGTCAAGGCCTGCAGCCGCTGGTGATGATCAGCTTAGAAAGAATGCCAGCGGTACTTGGCTGACACTGCAAACCTATGCGCAAAAGACGTGGTATCCGTCGCAATGACAGACGACACCTCGTTCTGGAAATATTTGTTAAGAGCAGCTATCTCGTGTGGTTCCTATAGGCGGAAGGGGTAATCCCCGTAACTTTTTTAAAATGTCTCGAGAAGTGGGTGAGACCCAGTCCGATCCGGTCAGCAACCTCGGAGACACTGCAGTCGGAGAAGGATAAGAGTCGTTTGGCCTCCTCCAATCTTTTTTGCTGTACATAATGCATGGGGGTCATTCCCATATGCTTCTTGAAATAGGGAATGAAGTAGTTGGGGTGCAGGTGGACAAGCTCGGCCAATCGATCAATCAGCAGCTCTTCGCCTAAATGTTCATCAATATAAGAGAGGACCGCTGCCAGCTTATCCCGTTCTGTTCCCTGCATAAAGTCTTTTATAAAATCGGCTGCTCCTTCTCCTTCTTCCTCAAGGCAAGATGCCAGCAGAATCAGCAGAGCGGCCTGAGTCCGCATGGTTGCAAAGGGCCCGCCATGATGAAATTGCTCAATGAGTTCGGAGAATACCGAGATGGTCATTTCCGGATTGGCTGCCTGCTTCATATAAAGTCGGTTGGAGGCATGGAACAGAGGCCATTCTCCAATCCAGGCGTCAAAATGGCAGATGTACCGCAGGTAAGGATTCTCGGAGGATGTATTCGTTGTTTGCCGGGTGCCCGCAGGCATAATCAACAGCTGACCGGGCTTCGGTTCGTAGCTGGTTCCATTAAGGATGACCATTCCTTCCCCGTCTGCAATGTAATATAACCGGTTAAAACCGGGAGTTTCATCCACTCGAATCCACTCCATATTCCCGCGAAGCTGGGCATAAGACACACTCACCTTCAAGTTTTCGAGCAGACGGGTAAAGGTTAAAGAAGAAGTTTGCATCGACATGCTCCTCTGTTCATATTAGAACACCGGCATAACAGTGTGCTTTTGGACACCATAATGAGAGTTTCGGCTAAAGCCTTTTGAAGGTGAATCCTGTATATTCATGTTGTAAATCAAATTACAGGAGGCTGGGCTATATGAAATCATCCAACTTGTCATTATTGGAAGTCGACGCTTCAATTCAAGAAAGCATCACGGAAGAGCAGGCGCAATTTTTTCTGGACAACGGTTTCCTGGTGATCCGCAACGTTATCGTGGGGGAGGAATTGGAGCTGCTGCAAAAGCAAACCATGAAGCTCGTTGAACAGGGGATAGCAGGCACCGACGATGAGGATTATTTATACAGAGTAAGAAAGTCCGGCGAACGCGCTTATTGGCGGACTGAATATGTACTCGATAAGCTGGAGGGCACCAAGGCGCTGCTCGGCCATCCGTTCATCCTCCGGTCTGTAGAGAAGCTGCAGGGACCGAATCTGATTCCCACTTGGGACTCTCTGGTAGTGAAGATCCCCGGCCAGGCGGCTAGCGTGCCATGGCACCGAGACGCTACTGTCCCGGAGGGCTGCAGTAACCCTAGACCCATCTTCAACGTGGATTTTTACATGGATGCAGCCGACGAGAAATCATGCCTATGGGTTATTCCAGGCAGCCATCGGTGGGAGAACAGCAGAGCCGAAGAACGCTGCAGCAGCCGGGCGGATTTTGATTTCTCGGAAGCTGTCCCGGTTCCGATGAATCCGGGCGATGTCATCTTCCACAATATTCAACTGCTGCATGGTTCACCCGAAGGGGATGGGAATTCGCTGCGCCGTACGATCTATTACGAGTTCCGTGCCGGTGAGATTGAAGCCGAATTCGGTCCGCACACCCTGGAGTATCTGACGCTGAAGCAGCATGTGCTGTTTGATGCCATCAATCGTCGCAGCAACACGTCATACACTGCTTCCGAGAAGCCTTACGAATACCGCCCTGCCGGTGCATTCAGGATTGCTGAGCCGCGGAAGCCGGAGACTTACCGTTATGCTCATCACCAATACTGGCGTTCATAATTAGGAGTAAATGAGATTGGCACAGAACTGGGAAAGACTTTGACCGGTTTTCTTTTTGAACATCCGGCCAAAGGTGTGAACATCCGAATAACCAACAAGGCAGGCAATTTCCCCGATGGATAGCTTGCTCTGGATGGCAAGCTCCTTGGCTTTATTGACTCGCAGCCATGACAGATACTGCATGGGAGACATGCCGACATGCCTTCGGAAGAGGGTAAGTATATAGTTTTTGCTCAGACCAGAAATCTCTTCAAGCTCCCTGATTTGAACCTCCCGGTGAAGATGATCCGACAAATAATTTTTGATGAGAACCAGCTTGGGAATAGCCTGTGGATACTTCTTCATCTCAGGGGAATTGGAACTACTCGACACTGAAGCCTGAGATAAAATCGCCATAAGCAGACTTTGACACTGCATCTGGTGCAGCAGTCCGGGCTGTCGATAGTGACTCACCAGCTGAGACAGCATCGTCTCTACAGGATGTCCGGAGAAGTTCCCAAGCAGATGCCTGTGACGGAAGAGTTCTTCAAAAGGGAAATCCACCTCGCCAAAATGAAAGACAATTGAGATGCACACATAAGGCTGATCATCCGTGGTCAGGATCGAGTGCAGCTCGTGGGGACGGTGAAACAGCAAATCCCCGCTCCTTGTTTCGTAGGGCTGATCACCAATCGGATAACGGGCGAATCCGTCGACGACATACTGCAGCACGAACTGCGACATTTCCCTATTGTGAATCGCCCAGCCCTTGGGCGCATGAAACATATGGGCCAGCGTAATGTACGGCGGGAAATGATAATTGGGGAGCCTGCCGATCGTTTCTGCCGGAGGCAAGTAGTCCAAAGTCACAATGGCACCTGCTTTACTGCTTATTATTTTATTGAATTATATCACGAGAAGGTAACGTTAACGAAGGGCACGTGATAACTGCGTTTATTCTCAATAATGATCAAGGAGTTGTCGAGCTTTGAGATACAGTATATTTCCTAAAGCAGAACAGAAGGTATCCCGGGTTACTTATGGTTCGTTTGGTATGGCCGGGGTCTTCGGCTCCTACAGTAAGACTGACTTCATACAATCCGTGCTTCATGCCCTCGAACGGGGAGTAAATATGATCGATACCGCCCGGGGTTATGGGCCGGCTGAACAGCTCATCGGACAGGCGCTCAAGGAATGGAAGGGGGAGAGACCTTTCATTGCGACGAAGGTGCAGGCGCGGGGGAGCGTAGCCGGATGGGGAATTCCCGAATCGGTAGAGCATGACTTTCCACCTGGAGCGATTAAGGAAGATGTGGAGCATTCTCTGCGCGAACTGGGCATAGACACGATTGATTTGCTCCAGCTGCACCGTTACTGGCCGAATTGGGATTACTCGGACTATTGGATGGAAGAGCTGGAGCGAGTCAAGGAGGAAGGAAAGGTGCGCTTCGTTGGCGTATCCATTCCGGATCAGCGGCATGACATCGCACTGCCGCTCGTCAGAAGCGGCAAGATCGACAGTATACAGACTGTATTCAATATCTTCGATCCGCTGCCGCTGGACTGTCTTATTCCGGAATGTCAGAAGCATGACGTGGCCGTCATTGCCAGATGCGTGCTGGATGAAGGAGGCTTGACGGGCTTTCTGACGCAGGATACGACTTTTGCCGACGGAGACTACCGAAAGTCGTTCTTTGGCAGTGTACCCAGAGAGATGTATATCGAGCGGGTGGATCGCCTGCGGTCCTTCATTCCCCAGTATGCGGCCAGCCTGGCCGAGCTGGCGATTCGCTTTGTGCTCCAGCACCCGGCAGTAACGACTGCAGCGATATCCATGCACGTGCCGCAGTATACAGAGGAGAATATAGCAGCAGCGGATCGGGATCCCCTTCCCCCCGCAGTCTTCGAAGAGCTTCGCAAGCACCACAGGTGGGTGAGAAACTTCTATGATAACAAGTTCTGGTAAGACGGCAGGGAAAGTGTGCTGGGAAGAGATGCTGCCCTGGGAGTTTAAAGAGCAGCAGCGTCAGTGTCCCATCGTATACCTGCCCATGGGGCTCTGCGAGCCGCATGGGCAGATCAGTGCATTCGGCCTGGATACGCTGAAGGCGAAGTATAT containing:
- a CDS encoding carbohydrate ABC transporter permease, which gives rise to MNKETVAWRLAAHTVLILFSLTCFVPFVLLTMSSITDEQSILQHGYSFFPKDFSFEAYEYLWQQSSLIFNAYGITVLITVVGTAASLLITSLLAYPLSRRDLPGGTFFAFLVFFTLLFNGGLVPTYLVYTQVFEIKNTLWALIIPALLMKGFNVLLMRTFFMTTIPVPVLESASIDGASEFKLYYKIVLPLSLPIMATVGLFQALAYWNDWNNGLIYVTNPKLFSLQNVLNRLMSDIQFLASNSDFASNASESIAQLPSETFRMAIAVIAVVPILIAYPFFQKYFVKGMTIGAVKG
- a CDS encoding ABC transporter substrate-binding protein, whose product is MKKNLMIACALVTAAALFLTACQGNGGDAPAANGEASKTREQAADLTVAFPIFGAVPKDLKAVQDAINQIAREKINATVTLTPISFGNWDQQANLMLSSNEELDLMYVGSNNYSNYVAKGQLIALDKLVEQYGQGIKEALDPAYLKAPQIAGSIYGIPTVRDFAVYSGIAMRKDLADKNGIDVNQIRTLDDVEVALKTIKENEPNITPLIPGNVGVSILDRYRTYDNLGDSIGVLPKFDNDLKIVNLYETEEYTQLVKKVRSWYTSGLILKDAATNKTTVPDLMKSNRSFAYMSNMKPGFVEQESQNNGMTMVTSTLIQPVSTTSNVTGVMWGIPINSKMPEKAMEFLNLMYADADIVNLLNWGIEGQHYVIKADNVIDFPDGVDAQKSGYNLNLGWLFGNQFLSYVFAGNDPEIWGKMDQFNKSAVKSKALGFTFDASSVKAEYAAVTNVITEYKLPLETGSVDPDKILPEFISKLKSAGIDKIIAEKQKQLNEWAKNNQ
- a CDS encoding glycoside hydrolase family 2 protein yields the protein MIREIPYNENWMFTKNNEPAYAHERMKEGQFVSLPHTWNAEDGCSSDYYRGSCWYQNLLTVSPEDLTKQIYLEIGAAGNVGKIYVNGCLAEESRCGYAMFRANLTPYLKAGGNLISIMVDNTYDNEVLPLLADFTFYGGLYREVKLLMMEDLHFDVMDNGRDGVYFTQKKIGDRVFEWAVQGQVINELSPTTGNVRLLLRDHDGNVVSDSTSELEFEGVTPFELRGEIVDPILWHGVERPYLYTATITISAAGRIRDSRQIEIGFRTIEITTEQGLLLNGSPLKLNGVCRHQDFAGVGNAVTKSHMEQDIALIREVGANSIRLAHYQHDDYFYSLCDRHGLLVWAEIPFISVPSSKDPENQNAVEQLEKLVKQAFNHTSIYCWGVQNEITIAVETEYTHKTINKLVDLVNEWDPGRYTAQANINGVEDNSIINSYTDVVGYNLYYGWYYGDVQDLQKRFDSFHAANPDIPLILSEYGVDTNPKFHSYVPKVKDYTEEYQLMFHHNAIKAIHERPFVIGGYVWNMFDFGSANRKEGGETGRNLKGLVTFDRLTKKDAFYLYKAYWSKEPFVHLAGRRFVNRHQAQNDIMVLTNLQDVRVYVNNAFIARIQSDEAVKIVKNVLLSEGDNLVRVEGVDGRGSVCMDEMVLHRVYEPDESYIHVVEDQSKNVVNWFEKFDLSETEAVPLKDGYYSTFDTIEDLYSNEAAKAVFLKYFGHVTGNPFFEVTMNVMSIEKMAQLEFYKIVPELLIAMNKELNVIQKVEAETSDVQQ
- a CDS encoding ABC transporter permease → MKRIWKYSPLYLMMIPGIAYLLINNYLPMFGLVIAFKDINFAKGIWGSDWVGLQNFKFLFQTSDAYVITRNTILYNLAFIVINLIVGVGLAILLNEIKSKFASRLYQTVIILPFLISMVLVSYLVYSLLSMESGFMNKTILPLLGVDPVSWYNEPKYWPIILTAVEVWKGAGYACIIYLAAIIGIDPEYYEAATLDGASKWQQIRKITIPLIMPVIIMLTLLAIGRIFYSDFGLFYQVPMNSGALFSTTNVIDTYVFRGLLQLGNIGMSAAAGFYQSLVGFVLVLASNYIVRKFNKENALF
- a CDS encoding AraC family transcriptional regulator, whose amino-acid sequence is MQTSSLTFTRLLENLKVSVSYAQLRGNMEWIRVDETPGFNRLYYIADGEGMVILNGTSYEPKPGQLLIMPAGTRQTTNTSSENPYLRYICHFDAWIGEWPLFHASNRLYMKQAANPEMTISVFSELIEQFHHGGPFATMRTQAALLILLASCLEEEGEGAADFIKDFMQGTERDKLAAVLSYIDEHLGEELLIDRLAELVHLHPNYFIPYFKKHMGMTPMHYVQQKRLEEAKRLLSFSDCSVSEVADRIGLGLTHFSRHFKKVTGITPSAYRNHTR
- a CDS encoding phytanoyl-CoA dioxygenase family protein, whose product is MKSSNLSLLEVDASIQESITEEQAQFFLDNGFLVIRNVIVGEELELLQKQTMKLVEQGIAGTDDEDYLYRVRKSGERAYWRTEYVLDKLEGTKALLGHPFILRSVEKLQGPNLIPTWDSLVVKIPGQAASVPWHRDATVPEGCSNPRPIFNVDFYMDAADEKSCLWVIPGSHRWENSRAEERCSSRADFDFSEAVPVPMNPGDVIFHNIQLLHGSPEGDGNSLRRTIYYEFRAGEIEAEFGPHTLEYLTLKQHVLFDAINRRSNTSYTASEKPYEYRPAGAFRIAEPRKPETYRYAHHQYWRS
- a CDS encoding helix-turn-helix transcriptional regulator, producing MRSRFKEKLDTGFAAEFRITELAEQTGFSAVYLRRTFAARYGCSPKEYLDQLRNEHAVRRLRFTDDSITDIARACGYSDVYQFSKAFKKRNGFSPTEYRRMHGG